The following are encoded together in the Mesoterricola sediminis genome:
- a CDS encoding TlpA disulfide reductase family protein, giving the protein MKPAVVLLCLAPTLLATKPPSPTVQSILQEAKTRLEAYQKAVYAHLSEGKPIQAFPDSLEADQTAFRARLDQEKRPEARMALGMAVCAFKVMDVKKRVPLDARDLAFLRTIPMESPLWILLPHGPGLLAQDFKDAAQAEAFLARFTDRTTVPEVRQGLLFGTFMTAHQAKDTAAAAKALARLEEEFPKAEVTATARDYAAVRVQVGAPAPAFRVRTLENPGLETTLETFKGQYLLIDFWATWCGPCKAMLPDLHKVHAEYRDKGLVVLSVADDKGPEVVQAFRRQPGTPMPWHHVVNVYDPKTRTRPYAISHDYGVHTLPTMVLVGPDGRVAADHDTLHKDLEGTLARFLGPVDHASLAKESADVLAGIQKAAQAHRAGGAKEPFKVDPAVLAPFRTRAEGAVGARREAAMLQEFVLAANCQLPSAFKDRILKEISPASEAWRIAPEFAPHLEQVLGAEAKPYVAALRARGIPEVRAAFLALDAMRLLEEEGRPQDAKAAVDQAQALAPASQLVKMVAAMVAGSLKTTLGQPAPDFRVPDLENPGRFHTLADFRGRYVLLDFWGTWCGWCVKELPTTHAVYAKFKDKGLEILSVAKEAKAETVAAFRRKPGFPMPWRHGLLDERPGHKDPMVEAYGVTGYPSLFLIGPDGRLVAKGAALREAELEKTLAGALRP; this is encoded by the coding sequence ATGAAGCCCGCTGTCGTCCTGTTGTGCCTGGCGCCCACCCTGCTGGCCACCAAACCCCCATCGCCCACCGTCCAGTCCATCCTCCAGGAGGCCAAAACCCGCCTGGAGGCCTACCAGAAGGCCGTCTACGCCCACCTGTCCGAAGGCAAGCCCATCCAGGCCTTCCCGGATTCCCTGGAAGCCGACCAGACGGCCTTCCGCGCGCGTCTCGACCAGGAGAAGCGTCCGGAAGCCCGCATGGCCCTCGGGATGGCCGTCTGTGCCTTCAAGGTGATGGACGTCAAGAAGCGCGTCCCCCTGGATGCCCGCGACCTGGCCTTCCTGCGGACCATCCCCATGGAATCCCCGCTCTGGATCCTCCTGCCCCATGGGCCTGGCCTCCTGGCCCAGGACTTCAAGGATGCGGCCCAGGCGGAGGCATTCCTGGCCCGGTTCACCGACCGCACCACGGTGCCGGAGGTCCGGCAAGGCCTCCTCTTCGGCACCTTCATGACCGCCCACCAGGCCAAGGACACAGCCGCCGCCGCCAAGGCCCTGGCCCGGCTCGAGGAGGAGTTCCCGAAGGCCGAGGTCACCGCCACGGCCCGGGACTACGCTGCGGTGCGCGTCCAGGTGGGGGCCCCGGCCCCCGCCTTCCGGGTGAGGACCCTGGAGAATCCCGGACTGGAGACCACCCTGGAGACCTTCAAGGGCCAGTACCTCCTCATCGACTTCTGGGCCACCTGGTGCGGGCCCTGCAAAGCCATGCTCCCCGACCTCCACAAGGTCCATGCGGAATACCGGGATAAGGGGCTGGTGGTGCTGAGCGTGGCCGACGACAAGGGTCCGGAGGTCGTCCAGGCCTTCCGAAGGCAGCCCGGAACCCCCATGCCCTGGCACCACGTGGTCAACGTCTACGACCCGAAGACCCGCACCCGCCCCTACGCGATCTCCCACGATTACGGTGTCCACACCCTTCCCACCATGGTCCTCGTGGGTCCCGACGGCAGGGTTGCAGCGGACCACGACACGCTCCACAAGGATCTGGAGGGCACGCTGGCCCGCTTCCTGGGCCCGGTGGACCATGCCTCCCTCGCGAAGGAATCGGCGGATGTGCTCGCCGGGATCCAGAAGGCAGCCCAGGCCCATCGCGCCGGGGGCGCCAAGGAACCATTCAAGGTGGATCCGGCGGTCCTGGCACCCTTCCGGACCCGCGCCGAAGGCGCCGTGGGCGCGCGCCGGGAGGCGGCGATGCTCCAGGAATTCGTCCTGGCCGCCAACTGCCAGCTCCCCTCCGCCTTCAAGGACCGGATCCTGAAGGAGATCTCCCCTGCCTCCGAAGCATGGAGGATCGCGCCCGAATTCGCGCCGCACCTCGAGCAGGTCCTGGGCGCTGAGGCGAAGCCCTATGTGGCCGCCCTTCGCGCCCGAGGGATTCCCGAAGTCCGGGCCGCCTTCCTCGCCCTGGACGCCATGCGCCTCCTGGAGGAGGAGGGCCGGCCCCAGGACGCCAAGGCCGCCGTCGACCAGGCCCAGGCCCTGGCCCCCGCCTCCCAGCTGGTGAAGATGGTGGCGGCCATGGTGGCCGGCAGCCTCAAGACCACCCTCGGCCAGCCCGCCCCGGACTTCCGCGTGCCCGACCTCGAGAACCCCGGCCGCTTCCACACCCTGGCCGACTTCAGGGGACGCTACGTCCTCTTGGACTTCTGGGGCACCTGGTGCGGCTGGTGCGTGAAGGAACTGCCCACCACCCACGCGGTGTACGCCAAATTCAAGGACAAGGGTCTGGAGATCCTCTCCGTGGCCAAGGAGGCCAAGGCCGAGACTGTGGCGGCCTTCCGCAGGAAACCCGGATTCCCCATGCCCTGGCGGCACGGTCTGCTTGATGAGCGCCCCGGCCACAAGGACCCGATGGTGGAAGCCTACGGCGTCACGGGCTACCCCAGCCTCTTCCTCATTGGCCCTGACGGGCGGCTGGTCGCGAAAGGCGCGGCCCTGCGGGAGGCGGAGCTGGAGAAGACCCTGGCCGGGGCCCTCCGACCCTGA
- a CDS encoding serine/threonine-protein kinase encodes MAPDQPVPGKGEPPRPPEPPGPGPAAGTGPWITDLASLTRTGEISERVLARIPWERMGGQAGSWLDPLFQGPAPIAELQGLGERYVNLQFLGEGSAGTVFKAFDTLLQRWVALKALKEGAGHALTEARAQAQVEHPNVCRVYEVGRGFIVMQLVEGPSLADLAPRMDLRAKVACLRDIALGVHAAHQRGLLHLDLKLGNILIQANEDGTFTPLLSDFGMVVRTSGEPPDVCPLGTPPYASPEQLAGDPARIGPPTDVYAIGMMAYVLLGGRTPFEAPDLETLLVAMVQAEPFPLERCAARLPKDLARLVHQCLRKDPAQRCASAAELAQEFDRFLRHLPLRVMGRSLVYRTLRCAQRNRFTTRAILAGAALLVLALGAGAWREARTAQRTDWDRHFQKRVEEARVGLERAYRRPPHDIRPELAQVRAIADEIQGELDRGGRLVAGPAHLALGQLALLREAQGPEVAAHFKAAWDAGFRTEGARTWYAYALLRAYREALDALHRSAGSNTAAGQETLRIRFLEPARQMLQGHRNSDQTRMAHLVDQVEMQVSERAAQAPAQPERAVEMAAAYRRQMPQDLEALLEELDARAFVVRHAISDEKPRRSLGELQAQWKLFRDLLDEGLTSAPSHPGLHARLAYACDLALDLPGLDPAPMKTLRVRARDSVEKGLAISPDDTRLGMLRIGCMVRDILEDAGPVEPLRAEIRRIGARPPGPWDEVLLAVFLYGPQGAWRDKDLMPLAREALACRQDWSRIPNARLYLLVLGQCLGFQGQDPGPILRTPGVGFEAWKPWTLAVMEADHRVQAGRGMDVDLERLEAARAQEFEKEPQPVRSKLQDALLRARARGSKADWNDLEQAFREAPERVKAQGQAVAAGDSWTQAGLLLGEHAPAAGQDPGVFLSPLAELARPDPSGDLITELRARILAGQVALAWARAGRGSAQKAREGIANLDAVLAHMKRRIPFADLLRASLTVQGPGPVAALRGELGLCLARELEGAARRRAAQESMRDLTRALHLCPDLQPRLAPLLREARRFQTPR; translated from the coding sequence ATGGCTCCCGACCAGCCCGTCCCCGGGAAAGGGGAACCGCCCCGCCCGCCGGAACCGCCCGGTCCCGGTCCCGCTGCGGGAACCGGCCCCTGGATCACGGACCTCGCCTCCCTCACCCGCACCGGGGAGATCTCGGAGCGCGTCCTCGCCCGGATCCCCTGGGAGCGCATGGGAGGACAGGCTGGTTCCTGGCTGGACCCGCTCTTCCAGGGCCCGGCGCCCATCGCCGAACTGCAGGGGCTGGGTGAACGCTACGTGAACCTCCAGTTCCTGGGCGAGGGATCCGCGGGCACGGTCTTCAAGGCCTTTGACACCCTCCTCCAGCGCTGGGTAGCCCTGAAGGCCCTCAAGGAGGGCGCAGGCCATGCACTCACCGAAGCCCGGGCCCAGGCCCAGGTGGAGCACCCCAACGTGTGCCGGGTCTACGAGGTCGGCCGTGGCTTCATCGTCATGCAGCTCGTGGAGGGCCCCTCCCTCGCGGACCTGGCCCCCCGCATGGACCTGCGGGCCAAGGTTGCCTGTCTGCGGGACATCGCCCTGGGGGTGCACGCCGCCCACCAGCGGGGCCTCCTCCACCTGGACCTCAAGCTGGGGAACATCCTCATTCAGGCCAACGAGGATGGGACCTTCACCCCCCTCCTGAGCGACTTCGGCATGGTGGTGCGCACCTCTGGCGAGCCGCCGGACGTCTGTCCCCTGGGCACGCCTCCCTACGCGAGCCCCGAGCAGCTCGCGGGGGATCCCGCCCGCATCGGCCCGCCAACGGATGTGTACGCCATCGGGATGATGGCCTACGTGCTCCTGGGCGGCCGGACACCCTTCGAGGCGCCGGATCTGGAAACCCTCCTGGTGGCCATGGTCCAGGCCGAGCCCTTCCCCCTGGAGCGGTGCGCGGCGCGCCTCCCGAAGGATCTGGCCCGGCTCGTCCACCAGTGCCTGCGGAAGGACCCCGCCCAGCGCTGCGCCAGCGCCGCGGAACTGGCCCAGGAATTCGACCGGTTCCTGCGCCACCTCCCCCTCCGCGTCATGGGACGGAGCCTGGTCTACCGGACCCTGCGCTGCGCCCAGCGCAACCGCTTCACGACGCGCGCCATCCTCGCTGGCGCCGCGCTCCTCGTCCTGGCGCTGGGAGCGGGCGCCTGGCGGGAGGCCCGCACCGCCCAACGCACCGACTGGGACCGGCACTTCCAGAAGCGGGTGGAGGAGGCCCGGGTGGGCCTGGAGCGGGCCTACCGCCGCCCGCCCCACGATATCCGCCCGGAACTGGCCCAGGTCCGCGCCATTGCGGACGAGATCCAGGGCGAGCTGGACCGCGGCGGGCGGTTGGTGGCGGGCCCGGCCCACCTGGCCCTGGGCCAGCTGGCCCTGCTCCGGGAGGCCCAGGGCCCGGAGGTCGCGGCCCACTTCAAGGCCGCATGGGACGCAGGGTTCCGCACGGAGGGGGCCCGCACCTGGTATGCCTACGCCCTCCTGCGCGCGTACCGGGAGGCCCTCGACGCCCTCCACCGTTCGGCGGGCTCGAACACCGCCGCGGGCCAGGAGACCCTGCGTATCCGCTTCCTGGAACCGGCGCGCCAGATGCTCCAGGGGCACCGGAACTCTGACCAGACCCGCATGGCGCACCTGGTGGACCAGGTGGAGATGCAGGTCTCCGAAAGGGCGGCGCAGGCTCCCGCCCAGCCAGAGCGGGCGGTGGAAATGGCCGCCGCCTACCGGCGCCAGATGCCCCAGGATTTGGAGGCCTTGCTCGAGGAGCTGGACGCGCGGGCCTTTGTGGTCCGCCATGCAATCAGCGACGAGAAGCCCCGCAGGTCGCTGGGCGAACTCCAAGCCCAGTGGAAGCTCTTCCGGGACCTCCTGGATGAGGGCCTCACCAGCGCGCCGAGCCACCCCGGCCTCCACGCCCGGTTGGCCTATGCCTGCGACCTCGCCCTGGATCTCCCCGGCCTGGACCCCGCCCCCATGAAAACGCTGCGCGTCCGCGCCCGGGACAGCGTCGAAAAGGGCCTGGCGATCTCTCCGGACGACACCCGCCTGGGCATGCTTCGGATCGGCTGCATGGTGCGGGATATCCTCGAGGACGCGGGCCCCGTGGAGCCCCTCCGGGCCGAGATCCGCCGCATCGGGGCCAGGCCGCCGGGGCCCTGGGACGAGGTCCTCCTCGCGGTCTTCCTGTACGGGCCCCAGGGCGCCTGGCGGGACAAGGACCTGATGCCCCTCGCCCGGGAAGCCTTGGCCTGCCGCCAGGACTGGTCCAGGATCCCCAACGCCCGTCTGTACCTCCTCGTCCTCGGGCAGTGCCTTGGGTTCCAGGGCCAGGATCCCGGCCCCATCCTCCGCACGCCCGGGGTGGGGTTCGAGGCGTGGAAGCCGTGGACCCTGGCCGTCATGGAAGCTGATCACCGGGTCCAGGCAGGCCGGGGCATGGACGTCGACCTGGAGCGCCTCGAGGCGGCCCGCGCCCAGGAATTCGAGAAGGAACCCCAGCCCGTCCGGTCGAAGCTCCAGGATGCCCTCCTCCGGGCGCGGGCCCGGGGCTCAAAGGCGGATTGGAACGACCTCGAGCAGGCCTTCCGCGAGGCGCCGGAACGGGTCAAGGCTCAGGGCCAGGCGGTTGCGGCGGGGGATTCCTGGACCCAGGCCGGCCTCCTCCTGGGCGAGCACGCCCCGGCCGCGGGCCAGGACCCCGGCGTCTTCCTCTCCCCTCTGGCGGAACTGGCGCGTCCCGACCCTTCCGGCGACCTCATCACGGAACTGCGCGCCCGCATCCTGGCCGGGCAGGTGGCCCTTGCCTGGGCCCGGGCCGGCCGGGGCAGCGCCCAGAAGGCGCGAGAGGGGATCGCCAACCTGGACGCGGTGCTCGCCCACATGAAGCGGCGGATCCCCTTCGCCGACCTGCTCCGCGCCAGCCTCACGGTGCAGGGGCCGGGCCCCGTGGCCGCCCTCAGAGGCGAACTGGGCCTCTGCCTCGCCCGGGAGCTGGAGGGCGCCGCCCGGCGCCGGGCTGCCCAGGAATCCATGCGCGACCTCACGCGGGCCCTTCACCTCTGCCCGGACCTGCAGCCCCGCCTGGCCCCCCTCCTCCGCGAGGCCCGCCGCTTCCAGACCCCAAGGTGA